From a single Alkalihalophilus pseudofirmus genomic region:
- a CDS encoding 3D domain-containing protein, which produces MLHLKSILYYITSNKRKILSEVVHALFLVFMAFLALAVLYFSIAYFENQRMIEEKDAMISELESRTGYQEEKLIEIEEENKLQLDTIKELKHENDELRQGNENLSLQLEQWEQKHKNQVNINKEKDSEISRLKNRIEELDKKVNFKQASKGGGASKESTQNNSSDTSSNGGGWQSFQMTHYTARCKGCIGITATGHNVKNTIYQNGMRVIAVDPNRIPLGSTVEVKRSDGTIFKAYASDTGGRIKGNIVDLLVADKSSARSKGRQQVQIRIIN; this is translated from the coding sequence ATGTTACATTTAAAAAGTATACTATATTACATAACATCGAATAAAAGGAAAATTTTATCGGAAGTAGTACATGCATTATTCCTAGTGTTTATGGCGTTTTTAGCACTTGCAGTTTTATACTTTTCAATCGCATATTTTGAAAATCAGCGAATGATTGAAGAGAAGGATGCAATGATCAGTGAGTTGGAAAGTAGAACAGGCTATCAGGAAGAAAAACTGATTGAGATTGAGGAAGAAAATAAACTGCAGCTAGACACAATTAAGGAATTGAAACATGAGAATGACGAATTAAGACAAGGTAATGAGAATCTTAGTTTGCAGCTAGAACAGTGGGAGCAGAAACATAAGAATCAAGTAAACATTAATAAAGAAAAAGATTCTGAGATTAGCAGGTTGAAGAATCGGATTGAGGAGTTAGATAAGAAAGTAAATTTTAAGCAAGCTAGTAAAGGAGGTGGTGCTTCAAAGGAGAGCACTCAAAACAATAGTTCTGACACAAGCAGTAATGGTGGAGGGTGGCAAAGTTTTCAAATGACCCACTACACCGCTCGGTGCAAAGGTTGCATTGGGATTACAGCCACAGGTCACAATGTTAAAAACACTATCTATCAAAATGGTATGCGAGTTATCGCAGTTGATCCTAATCGCATACCATTAGGCTCTACCGTTGAAGTGAAAAGAAGTGATGGAACAATCTTTAAAGCATACGCAAGCGATACGGGAGGTAGGATAAAAGGTAATATTGTAGACTTGCTTGTCGCAGATAAATCTTCAGCTCGCAGCAAAGGTAGACAACAGGTTCAAATTCGAATAATTAACTAG
- a CDS encoding YorP family protein, producing MKLFKYSLYTKVKANKNASYTYPDYSEMHGHVIEQLDGSMYDYDVKLSDGGTAKFKEEELDLIEDAVYEGFTYTYNDEKGTAINVDYMNRKVELMFGDGSYKTVDFEDVEPFHLGVGETNINIKNTGKFEEIGQSIGALVDSKQEAYGDSFSKAFDLIKVFLRDYKNEDDTYTIPEALLQHILIQVRIIDKQNRIFSNPNGDLLSESTYNDIAGYSLLADGMTKR from the coding sequence ATGAAACTATTTAAATACAGTCTTTATACAAAGGTAAAAGCAAATAAAAATGCATCATATACATATCCAGATTATAGTGAAATGCATGGTCATGTTATCGAACAGTTAGATGGTAGCATGTATGATTACGATGTTAAATTGTCAGATGGTGGCACAGCGAAGTTTAAAGAAGAGGAGTTAGATCTTATTGAAGATGCTGTCTATGAAGGGTTTACGTATACATATAACGATGAAAAAGGCACAGCAATCAATGTTGATTATATGAATCGTAAAGTTGAGTTAATGTTTGGCGATGGCAGCTATAAGACAGTTGACTTTGAAGATGTTGAACCGTTTCATCTTGGAGTAGGAGAAACTAATATTAACATTAAAAATACAGGGAAATTTGAGGAGATTGGTCAGTCAATTGGAGCGTTAGTTGATTCCAAGCAAGAGGCATATGGCGATTCGTTTAGTAAGGCATTTGATCTAATCAAAGTGTTCTTGCGTGACTATAAGAATGAAGATGACACATATACAATTCCAGAGGCATTATTGCAGCACATTCTAATTCAAGTCCGTATTATTGATAAGCAGAATAGAATCTTTAGTAACCCAAATGGTGACTTGTTATCTGAAAGCACATATAACGATATTGCAGGATATAGTTTGCTGGCAGATGGTATGACGAAACGATGA